The proteins below are encoded in one region of Casimicrobium huifangae:
- a CDS encoding Re/Si-specific NAD(P)(+) transhydrogenase subunit alpha, with the protein MRIGIIKETTAGETRVAATPETVKKLVAIPGFSVTIESGAGAASSLLDEAYAAAGATVSASAAEVLAASDIVLKVRAPGAEELAAMRSGTHLVGMLNPFNADGIAAIKGKGVNGFSLERAPRTTRAQSLDVLSSQANIAGYKAVILAANHYPKFFPMLMTAAGTVKAARVVILGVGVAGLQAIATAKRLGAVIEASDVRPAVKEQVESLGAKFIDVPYETDEERETAQGVGGYAKPMPESWMARQRAEVAKRVAAADCVITTALIPGRPAPVLVTEEMVKAMKPGSVIVDLAAEQGGNCPLTEKDKVVVKHGVTLVGHTNLAALLPQDASALYARNVLDFLKLLVDFKTGEFKINMDDDIVAATLVTGDKK; encoded by the coding sequence ATGAGAATCGGCATCATCAAGGAGACGACGGCTGGCGAGACGCGAGTTGCGGCGACGCCCGAGACCGTCAAGAAACTGGTCGCCATTCCAGGCTTTTCAGTCACTATCGAGTCCGGCGCGGGCGCTGCGTCAAGCCTGCTGGATGAGGCCTATGCTGCGGCCGGCGCTACGGTCAGTGCCAGCGCTGCAGAAGTGCTCGCTGCCAGCGATATTGTGCTCAAGGTGCGCGCGCCCGGCGCTGAAGAGCTGGCTGCGATGAGAAGTGGCACCCATCTTGTGGGCATGCTGAACCCGTTCAATGCCGACGGCATCGCCGCGATCAAGGGCAAAGGCGTCAACGGCTTTTCGCTGGAGCGGGCGCCACGCACCACACGCGCGCAAAGCCTTGACGTGCTGTCGTCGCAGGCCAACATCGCCGGTTACAAGGCTGTGATTCTGGCGGCGAACCACTACCCGAAGTTTTTCCCGATGCTGATGACAGCGGCGGGCACGGTGAAAGCTGCCCGCGTGGTTATTCTCGGGGTTGGCGTGGCCGGGCTGCAGGCGATTGCCACCGCCAAGCGTCTCGGCGCGGTGATTGAAGCCTCTGACGTGCGTCCGGCAGTGAAAGAGCAGGTGGAGTCGCTCGGGGCGAAATTCATCGACGTCCCTTACGAAACCGACGAGGAGCGCGAAACGGCGCAAGGCGTTGGCGGTTATGCGAAACCGATGCCCGAGAGCTGGATGGCACGGCAACGTGCCGAGGTCGCCAAGCGGGTCGCGGCGGCCGATTGCGTGATCACGACTGCGCTGATTCCTGGACGTCCGGCCCCCGTGCTGGTGACTGAAGAAATGGTCAAGGCGATGAAGCCGGGCTCGGTGATCGTCGATCTTGCGGCCGAGCAGGGCGGTAATTGCCCGCTGACCGAGAAGGATAAAGTGGTCGTCAAGCATGGCGTGACGCTGGTCGGGCATACCAACCTGGCGGCACTGCTGCCGCAGGACGCCAGTGCGCTCTATGCCCGCAACGTGCTGGACTTCCTGAAACTGCTGGTGGATTTCAAGACCGGTGAATTCAAGATCAACATGGACGACGACATCGTCGCAGCCACACTGGTGACGGGAGATAAAAAGTGA
- a CDS encoding histone deacetylase family protein has protein sequence MLVAYLTHPYALKHEMGSHHPECPDRVRVVDDYLRAQGLLDFMREEIAAAAPPHTILRAHTREMVDSIERMAPQQGYCGIDGDTTMNPYTLLAAQHSAGAAVKAVDLVCAGDAPRAFCNIRPPGHHAERHRAMGFCFFNNAAIAVLHAIQAHGLERVLLVDFDVHHGNGTEEILADQCDARRVLMVSTFQHHLYPGNGDVPMAANMVNVPLPAYSRGDAMRAAVLDRWLPAIDDFAPQLVVISAGFDAHREDDLASLGWVDADYRWLTQQLVAVADKHCRGRIVSLLEGGYHLPALARSVGEHVKVLIGAD, from the coding sequence ATGCTCGTCGCCTATCTCACGCATCCGTACGCACTCAAGCACGAAATGGGGTCGCATCACCCCGAATGCCCCGACCGGGTACGGGTGGTTGACGACTACCTGCGTGCGCAAGGCTTGCTTGATTTCATGCGGGAAGAGATCGCCGCTGCCGCGCCCCCGCACACAATCCTGCGGGCACACACACGCGAGATGGTCGACTCGATTGAACGGATGGCGCCGCAGCAGGGTTACTGCGGCATCGACGGCGACACCACTATGAATCCGTACACGCTGCTTGCTGCCCAGCACAGTGCCGGCGCCGCAGTCAAGGCTGTTGATCTGGTGTGCGCTGGTGATGCGCCGCGTGCGTTCTGCAACATCCGTCCGCCCGGCCATCACGCCGAGCGTCATCGCGCGATGGGGTTCTGCTTTTTCAACAATGCAGCGATCGCTGTGCTGCACGCGATACAGGCGCACGGCCTCGAGCGTGTGCTGCTGGTTGACTTCGACGTGCATCACGGGAACGGCACCGAAGAGATACTTGCCGACCAGTGCGATGCGCGGCGCGTGCTGATGGTGTCAACCTTTCAGCATCACCTTTATCCCGGCAACGGTGATGTGCCGATGGCCGCCAACATGGTCAACGTGCCGCTGCCCGCCTACTCTCGCGGAGACGCCATGCGCGCCGCCGTGCTCGACCGCTGGCTGCCGGCGATTGATGACTTTGCACCGCAGCTGGTGGTCATCTCGGCTGGTTTCGACGCGCACCGCGAAGACGACCTCGCATCCCTCGGCTGGGTGGACGCCGACTACCGCTGGCTGACGCAGCAACTCGTTGCGGTAGCCGACAAACATTGTCGCGGGCGTATCGTTTCACTGCTTGAGGGCGGTTATCACCTGCCCGCGCTTGCCCGCAGCGTCGGCGAACACGTGAAAGTGTTGATCGGCGCCGATTGA
- the efp gene encoding elongation factor P, with protein sequence MKTAQELRAGNVIMIGNDPMVVVKAEYNKSGRNAAVVKTKLKNLLTGTGAEPVFKADEKFDVIVLEKKEVTYSYFADPMYVFMDAEYNQYEIEPDTMTDALKYLEDAMPCEVTFYDGRAIGIELPTSLVREVEYTEPAVRGDTSGKVMKPAKLKGTGFEIPVPAFVNTGDKIEIDTRTDEFKKRV encoded by the coding sequence ATGAAAACCGCACAAGAACTCCGCGCCGGCAACGTCATCATGATCGGCAACGACCCGATGGTCGTGGTCAAGGCCGAATACAACAAGTCCGGCCGCAACGCCGCCGTGGTCAAGACCAAGCTCAAGAACCTGCTCACCGGCACTGGTGCCGAGCCGGTGTTCAAAGCTGACGAAAAATTCGATGTCATCGTCCTCGAAAAGAAGGAAGTGACCTACAGCTACTTCGCCGATCCGATGTACGTGTTCATGGACGCCGAGTACAACCAGTACGAGATCGAGCCTGACACCATGACTGACGCGCTCAAGTACCTCGAAGACGCAATGCCGTGCGAAGTCACGTTCTACGACGGCCGCGCCATCGGCATCGAGCTGCCGACCTCGCTGGTGCGTGAGGTGGAATACACCGAGCCGGCCGTGCGCGGTGACACCTCGGGCAAGGTCATGAAGCCCGCCAAGCTCAAGGGCACCGGCTTCGAGATCCCGGTTCCGGCCTTCGTCAACACCGGCGACAAGATCGAGATCGACACTCGCACCGACGAGTTCAAGAAACGCGTCTAA
- the tal gene encoding transaldolase yields MNTLDQLKQFTTVVADTGDFNAMRAYTPRDATTNPSLILKAVQQDAYKPLFSETVAAHKGKSIGAIVDQVLIRFGLEILNIVPGRVSTEVDARLSFDTPATIGKARELIALYAAAGIGKDRVLIKIASTWEGIQAATVLEKEGIHCNLTLLFSPIQAAACAEGGITLISPFVGRILDWYKKRDGKDFTAEEDPGVQSVRFIYAYYKHYGYRTEVMGASFRNIGEILALAGCDLLTISPDLLNQLQGMNEPVERKLIPGKAATAPIKLDTSEPAFRYALNNDAMATEKLAEGIRAFAVDAGKLESLISAAL; encoded by the coding sequence ATGAACACCCTCGACCAGCTCAAACAATTCACCACCGTCGTCGCCGACACCGGCGATTTCAACGCCATGCGCGCCTACACGCCGCGTGACGCCACGACCAATCCGTCGCTGATCCTGAAGGCGGTACAGCAGGACGCCTACAAGCCGCTGTTCAGCGAAACGGTGGCAGCACACAAGGGCAAAAGCATCGGCGCCATCGTCGATCAGGTGCTGATCCGTTTCGGCCTGGAAATCCTCAACATCGTGCCCGGCCGCGTCTCGACTGAGGTGGATGCGAGGCTGTCGTTCGACACTCCGGCGACCATCGGCAAGGCGCGCGAGCTGATTGCACTCTACGCGGCGGCCGGAATCGGCAAGGACCGTGTGCTGATCAAGATTGCCTCCACCTGGGAGGGCATTCAGGCCGCCACCGTGCTCGAAAAGGAAGGCATCCACTGCAATCTGACGCTGCTGTTCAGCCCGATTCAGGCAGCCGCCTGCGCCGAGGGCGGCATCACGCTGATCTCACCTTTCGTGGGCCGCATTCTGGACTGGTACAAAAAGCGCGACGGCAAGGATTTCACCGCTGAGGAAGACCCCGGCGTGCAGTCGGTGCGCTTCATCTACGCGTACTACAAGCACTACGGCTACAGGACCGAGGTGATGGGTGCCAGCTTCCGCAATATCGGCGAAATCCTGGCGCTCGCCGGCTGCGACCTGCTGACCATCTCGCCCGACCTGCTGAACCAGCTGCAGGGCATGAACGAGCCGGTTGAACGCAAACTGATCCCCGGCAAGGCTGCCACGGCGCCCATCAAACTGGACACGTCCGAGCCCGCGTTCCGCTACGCACTGAACAACGACGCGATGGCAACCGAGAAGCTGGCGGAAGGCATCCGTGCGTTTGCCGTCGATGCCGGCAAGCTGGAAAGCCTGATTTCAGCAGCGCTTTGA
- a CDS encoding cation diffusion facilitator family transporter: MHGHHSHHASDDAGHPRHAHPHHDGDAHGATTSSHPQKEAHGHGHGHTHGHGGHAHAHGPINYDRIFAIGVALNVSYALIEAVAGFWLHSLALVADAGHNLSDVLGLLLAWAAVWLSRRKPSARHSYGLGRTSILAALANAVLLFVALGAIVWEAIGRLNEPQVVATGPVIVIALIGIAINGFTAWLFMRGSKTDLNVRGAYLHMAADAAVSAGVVASAALMGVTGWLWLDPVTSLIIAVVIAWGSWRLLVDSLRLSLDAVPAHVDASAVAGFLAHRAPVQSLHDLHIWALSTEAVALTAHLVCPDGHPGDAWLKDVCDELHERFAIDHATLQIETGDAAHCALRERCGLAH, translated from the coding sequence ATGCACGGCCATCATTCGCACCACGCATCGGACGACGCAGGCCATCCGCGCCACGCGCACCCGCATCACGACGGTGACGCACACGGCGCGACCACCAGTTCGCACCCGCAGAAGGAGGCTCATGGCCACGGGCACGGACACACACACGGTCACGGCGGGCATGCCCACGCACATGGGCCGATCAACTACGACCGCATCTTCGCCATTGGCGTTGCGCTGAATGTCAGCTATGCGCTGATTGAGGCGGTCGCAGGTTTCTGGCTGCATTCGCTGGCACTGGTGGCCGACGCCGGCCACAACCTCTCCGACGTGCTTGGGCTATTGCTGGCGTGGGCTGCCGTGTGGCTCTCGCGGCGCAAACCCTCCGCGCGGCATTCCTACGGCCTCGGACGCACTTCCATTCTTGCGGCGCTGGCCAACGCCGTGCTGCTGTTCGTTGCGCTGGGTGCCATCGTCTGGGAGGCCATCGGTCGACTGAACGAGCCGCAGGTCGTCGCCACCGGTCCGGTGATAGTTATTGCGCTGATCGGGATCGCGATCAACGGTTTCACTGCCTGGTTGTTCATGCGTGGCAGCAAGACCGATCTCAACGTGCGCGGCGCCTATCTGCACATGGCGGCGGACGCGGCGGTGTCTGCCGGCGTGGTGGCGAGCGCCGCGCTGATGGGAGTCACCGGCTGGCTGTGGCTCGACCCGGTCACCAGTCTCATCATCGCCGTCGTGATCGCCTGGGGCTCGTGGCGGCTCCTGGTTGACTCATTGCGCCTCTCGCTTGACGCGGTGCCGGCGCACGTCGATGCCAGCGCGGTCGCCGGGTTTCTGGCACACCGTGCCCCGGTGCAAAGCCTGCATGACCTGCATATCTGGGCGCTGTCGACCGAGGCGGTCGCACTGACCGCGCATCTCGTTTGCCCGGACGGACATCCGGGTGATGCATGGCTCAAGGACGTCTGTGACGAATTGCACGAGCGATTCGCCATTGATCATGCAACCCTGCAGATCGAAACCGGCGACGCCGCACACTGCGCGCTGCGCGAGCGCTGTGGGCTGGCGCACTAG
- a CDS encoding NAD(P)(+) transhydrogenase (Re/Si-specific) subunit beta gives MSMNVVVLLYLVASVFFIQALKGLSHPTTSITGNRFGMVGMAIAMVTTAALIFKLAGESALGLSYVLGGLVVGGGIGAVMAKRVEMTKMPELVAFMHSMIGLAAVCIAVAAVVEPYAFGITQKGGAIPGGNRIELALGAFIGAITFSGSVIAFGKLSGKYKFRLFQGAPVTFKGQHALNAVLGLATLFFIFGFWHSESFTDFTIICALGFLLGVLIIIPIGGADMPVVVSMLNSYSGWAAAGIGFSLNNPMLIIAGSLVGSSGAILSYIMCKAMNRSFISVILGGFGGEGGAATGSKEQRPVKSGSADDAAFMLSNADSVVIVPGYGLAVARAQHAVKELAQKLIAKGVDVKYAIHPVAGRMPGHMNVLLAEAEVPYDQVHEMEDINSEFAQTDVVLVLGANDVVNPLALQKGSPIYGMPILEAYKARTVIVNKRSMAAGYAGLDNELFYMDKTMMVFGDAKGVVEAMLKAVE, from the coding sequence ATGAGCATGAACGTCGTTGTTCTTCTCTACCTTGTCGCCTCGGTCTTTTTCATTCAGGCACTCAAGGGGCTCTCGCACCCCACCACGTCCATCACGGGCAACCGTTTTGGCATGGTGGGCATGGCCATCGCGATGGTGACGACCGCAGCGTTGATATTCAAGCTGGCAGGCGAGTCGGCCCTTGGCCTCAGCTATGTGCTTGGCGGGCTGGTGGTTGGCGGTGGCATTGGCGCCGTGATGGCCAAGCGCGTCGAGATGACCAAAATGCCCGAGCTGGTTGCTTTCATGCACAGCATGATCGGTCTGGCGGCGGTGTGTATCGCCGTGGCTGCCGTGGTCGAGCCTTACGCCTTCGGTATCACGCAAAAGGGCGGCGCGATTCCCGGCGGTAATCGCATCGAACTGGCGCTCGGTGCCTTCATCGGTGCTATCACGTTTTCCGGCTCCGTCATCGCCTTTGGCAAGCTCTCGGGCAAGTACAAATTCCGCCTGTTTCAGGGAGCACCTGTCACTTTCAAAGGGCAACACGCGCTGAACGCCGTGCTCGGATTGGCGACGCTGTTCTTCATCTTTGGCTTCTGGCATTCAGAGTCATTCACCGACTTCACGATCATCTGCGCGCTCGGCTTCCTGCTCGGCGTGCTCATCATCATTCCGATCGGCGGCGCTGACATGCCGGTGGTGGTGTCGATGCTGAACAGCTACTCCGGCTGGGCGGCGGCGGGCATCGGTTTTTCGCTGAACAACCCGATGCTGATCATCGCCGGTTCGCTGGTCGGTTCGTCCGGTGCGATCCTGTCCTACATCATGTGCAAGGCGATGAACCGTTCGTTCATCAGCGTCATCCTCGGCGGCTTCGGTGGCGAGGGCGGCGCCGCGACGGGCAGCAAGGAGCAGCGCCCGGTCAAGAGCGGCAGTGCGGACGATGCGGCCTTCATGCTGTCGAACGCTGACAGCGTGGTGATCGTGCCGGGGTATGGCCTCGCGGTCGCCCGCGCGCAGCACGCCGTGAAGGAACTTGCGCAAAAGCTGATCGCCAAGGGGGTCGACGTCAAGTACGCGATTCATCCAGTGGCGGGCCGCATGCCGGGGCACATGAATGTGTTGCTGGCCGAGGCCGAAGTGCCGTATGACCAGGTGCACGAAATGGAGGACATCAACTCCGAGTTCGCGCAAACCGACGTGGTGCTGGTGCTCGGTGCCAACGACGTGGTGAACCCGCTTGCCCTGCAGAAAGGCAGCCCGATCTACGGCATGCCGATTCTTGAGGCCTACAAGGCGCGCACCGTTATCGTCAACAAGCGCTCGATGGCAGCAGGTTACGCCGGGCTCGACAACGAACTCTTCTACATGGACAAGACCATGATGGTGTTCGGCGATGCCAAAGGCGTGGTTGAGGCGATGTTGAAAGCGGTCGAATAG
- a CDS encoding DUF4268 domain-containing protein has protein sequence MAKLERVDDLRTIWSSEPADFTPWLAEEDSLSILSEALGLDLELVAQEQGVGPYRADILCRDLATGTNVLIENQLESTDHPHLGQILTYAAGLDARTIIWIAKRSTEEHRAAVDWLNEVTVDGFSFFLLEIELWKFVGSDNVAPKFNIVSKPNDWRRSVAERARSSELTETQSLYLEYWTALRDYIKRCGGAVTPQKPAPQHWVNCALGRSGINMDVFASREKRWIGVEIVVVQPPGFAPKEAFNALLAQRESIQQETGFPLDWRELPDSKMSRIVTIWNDVNMDDRAEWPIQFDWISRRLDTMRRVFAPRVKSLKPSAA, from the coding sequence TTGGCCAAGCTTGAAAGGGTTGACGATCTTCGCACCATCTGGTCGTCCGAACCGGCTGACTTCACGCCCTGGCTCGCAGAGGAGGATAGCCTGTCGATTCTTTCGGAGGCGCTAGGGCTGGATTTGGAGTTGGTGGCTCAGGAACAGGGTGTCGGCCCGTATCGCGCTGATATTTTGTGTAGGGACCTTGCCACCGGCACGAATGTCCTGATCGAAAATCAGCTTGAGTCGACCGATCACCCACATTTGGGACAAATCCTGACCTATGCCGCAGGCCTGGATGCCCGAACGATTATCTGGATCGCCAAGCGTTCGACTGAAGAGCATCGTGCTGCCGTGGACTGGCTGAACGAAGTCACGGTAGACGGTTTCAGCTTTTTCTTGCTGGAGATTGAACTCTGGAAGTTCGTTGGTTCTGACAATGTTGCACCGAAGTTCAACATTGTGAGTAAGCCGAACGACTGGCGCCGAAGCGTTGCTGAGCGTGCGCGGAGTAGTGAATTGACGGAGACTCAGTCACTGTACCTTGAGTACTGGACGGCGTTGCGCGACTACATCAAGCGATGTGGGGGCGCTGTGACACCACAGAAACCAGCGCCCCAGCACTGGGTAAACTGCGCTCTGGGGCGCTCGGGAATCAACATGGACGTTTTTGCGTCCAGGGAGAAGCGCTGGATTGGCGTCGAAATTGTTGTCGTCCAACCTCCAGGTTTCGCACCGAAGGAGGCGTTCAACGCCTTGCTGGCGCAACGAGAATCGATCCAACAAGAGACAGGCTTTCCACTGGATTGGCGCGAACTGCCGGATAGCAAGATGTCGCGGATCGTCACAATCTGGAACGATGTCAACATGGATGATCGAGCGGAATGGCCGATTCAGTTTGATTGGATTTCGCGCCGACTTGACACGATGCGACGCGTATTCGCACCGCGCGTCAAGTCGTTGAAACCTTCTGCAGCCTGA
- the earP gene encoding elongation factor P maturation arginine rhamnosyltransferase EarP, protein MLLAGTTVDLFCRVIDNYGDIGVCWRLARQLVAEHGCTVRLIVDDLHAFRFIAPEVDAASASTQALLGVTVVPWQNANTLTPAEVVIEAFACDPPADYVQAMAAQATKPVWLNLEYLSAETWVDDIHGRASPHPRLPLTKYFFCPGFTGQSGGLIRERSLTPVDSRQPESQSRTLAAADLPQRLFVFTYPQAPVRALTDAFGASGQRVAVSVAAPLADCAPEWRTAPPVPQPDFDALLAPFDLLLVRGEDSFVRAQWAAKPMLWHIYPTDDDAHWVKLDAWLDRYCESLPALVADAYRRASHAFVAGDRNATSYAEFVTHLPTLRQHAIRWRALLMQQTDLATRLVRFVALVKTQKVG, encoded by the coding sequence GTGCTGCTTGCCGGAACGACCGTAGACCTGTTCTGCCGCGTCATCGACAACTACGGTGACATTGGCGTCTGCTGGCGGCTGGCGCGGCAGCTGGTCGCCGAGCACGGCTGCACGGTGCGGCTGATCGTCGATGACCTGCACGCGTTTCGCTTCATCGCACCCGAGGTGGATGCTGCGTCGGCTTCGACGCAAGCGCTGCTTGGCGTCACTGTCGTGCCGTGGCAAAACGCCAACACGTTGACGCCCGCAGAGGTCGTCATCGAGGCCTTCGCCTGCGACCCGCCGGCGGACTACGTGCAGGCAATGGCTGCGCAAGCCACCAAACCCGTCTGGTTGAACCTTGAATATCTCAGCGCCGAAACCTGGGTCGATGACATCCACGGTCGCGCAAGCCCGCATCCGCGGCTGCCGCTGACCAAATACTTCTTTTGCCCCGGATTTACCGGTCAATCCGGCGGCTTGATTCGGGAGCGAAGTCTTACGCCGGTGGATTCACGACAACCGGAATCACAATCCAGGACGCTAGCCGCAGCCGACCTGCCGCAGCGCCTGTTTGTTTTCACCTACCCGCAAGCCCCTGTGCGGGCACTGACGGATGCGTTCGGAGCATCCGGTCAGCGCGTAGCGGTGAGCGTGGCTGCGCCGCTAGCCGATTGCGCGCCGGAATGGCGCACGGCGCCCCCCGTGCCACAACCCGATTTCGACGCCCTGCTCGCGCCGTTCGACCTGCTGCTGGTACGCGGCGAAGACTCCTTCGTCCGCGCGCAATGGGCAGCCAAACCGATGCTCTGGCACATCTACCCGACCGACGACGATGCCCATTGGGTCAAGCTCGATGCCTGGCTCGACCGCTACTGCGAAAGCCTGCCGGCGTTGGTGGCGGACGCCTATCGCCGTGCCAGCCACGCGTTTGTTGCCGGTGACCGGAACGCGACATCCTACGCCGAATTCGTCACTCACTTGCCAACGCTTCGGCAACACGCCATCCGCTGGCGCGCCCTGCTCATGCAGCAGACCGACCTCGCCACCCGGCTCGTTAGGTTCGTCGCTCTGGTGAAAACGCAAAAAGTCGGCTAA
- a CDS encoding NAD(P) transhydrogenase subunit alpha, translating into MSGVEHIVINLIIFVLAIYVGYHVVWTVTPALHTPLMAVTNAISAIIIVGAMLAAALTETTLGKTMGVLAVALAAVNIFGGFLVTKRMLEMFKKKEKKAEAKPEVAK; encoded by the coding sequence GTGAGCGGCGTCGAACACATTGTCATCAACCTGATCATCTTTGTGCTGGCGATTTACGTCGGCTATCACGTCGTCTGGACGGTGACACCAGCGCTGCACACACCGCTGATGGCGGTGACCAATGCGATCTCGGCGATCATCATCGTGGGGGCCATGCTGGCCGCTGCGCTGACCGAGACCACGCTCGGCAAGACCATGGGCGTGCTGGCGGTGGCGCTGGCTGCCGTGAATATCTTTGGTGGCTTTCTGGTGACCAAACGCATGCTTGAAATGTTCAAGAAGAAAGAGAAAAAAGCTGAAGCGAAGCCGGAGGTTGCCAAATGA
- a CDS encoding EamA family transporter: MPLRHTLLALAIATVWGLTFVSIKLALVSVPPFALSGWRFFMAAVPLVLFVGRPQVPWCWLVLYALFIAVGQFAVMFISLNMGMPAGLMSLVVQTQVFFTIGLAVALYGEAIHRAQLVGALIAAIGLVIIGVTKLQGGVGAAFLLVLLAAFFWGAGNTVAKHVARIAHTGRVSAMNFVAWTSLAAVPPLVVISLIVEPAGALTAPLRTPSWALWANLCVLAYAAQVFGYGLWSNLLTRYPASMVSPFALWVPVAGMTATAWAFGERLSATQLLGAAVVLTGLAIAVLGPKWMATRDGKARG, translated from the coding sequence TTGCCCCTTCGCCACACGCTCCTCGCTCTCGCCATTGCCACCGTGTGGGGGTTGACCTTCGTTTCGATCAAGCTGGCGCTGGTGAGCGTGCCGCCCTTTGCGCTGTCGGGCTGGCGCTTTTTCATGGCTGCAGTGCCGCTGGTGTTGTTTGTCGGGCGACCGCAGGTGCCCTGGTGCTGGCTGGTGCTCTACGCGCTGTTCATCGCCGTGGGCCAATTCGCCGTGATGTTCATTTCGCTCAACATGGGTATGCCCGCCGGCTTGATGTCGCTGGTGGTGCAGACGCAAGTGTTTTTCACCATTGGCCTCGCAGTGGCGCTCTACGGCGAAGCCATACACCGCGCGCAGTTGGTGGGTGCACTGATCGCGGCGATCGGCTTGGTCATCATCGGTGTGACCAAGTTGCAAGGCGGTGTCGGAGCAGCATTCCTGCTCGTGCTGCTTGCGGCGTTCTTCTGGGGCGCGGGGAACACAGTGGCAAAGCACGTGGCGCGCATCGCGCATACTGGTCGAGTCAGCGCGATGAACTTTGTGGCCTGGACGAGTCTGGCTGCCGTGCCGCCGCTGGTGGTGATTTCGCTCATCGTGGAGCCAGCGGGTGCGCTGACCGCGCCGCTGAGGACGCCGAGTTGGGCGTTGTGGGCCAATCTCTGCGTGCTGGCCTATGCCGCGCAAGTGTTTGGCTACGGCCTCTGGTCGAACTTGCTGACGCGCTACCCGGCGTCGATGGTGTCACCGTTTGCGCTGTGGGTGCCCGTGGCGGGCATGACCGCAACGGCGTGGGCTTTCGGTGAGCGTCTTTCCGCCACGCAACTGCTTGGCGCTGCCGTCGTGCTCACCGGGCTGGCGATTGCGGTGCTCGGGCCGAAGTGGATGGCGACGCGAGACGGTAAGGCTCGAGGCTAG